Genomic segment of Corynebacterium appendicis CIP 107643:
TCCGACACCGTCACCTTCGTCAACCGTTACTTCCCGCTGCCGGGTCACCGCAACTCCATGCCCGCTGCCGTGGCTGTGGAGGCTGCCGCCCAGCAGGGCCAGTACGAAGCGATGTACCACCGGATGTTTGAGACCCAGTCTGAGTGGGGTGAGTCCGCCGAGGACAACAGTGCGGTCTTCCGCGGCTTCGCCGAGGACCTGGGTCTGGACATGGCCGCCTTTGACGCCGCTGTGGCCGATCCGGCCACCGAGGAACGGGTCCGACTCGATGTGGCTGACGGCACGGCCCTGGGTGTGCGCGGCACCCCGACCTTCTTCCTCGACGGTCAGCTCCTGACCCCGGACTCCCTGGAGCAGTTCCGGGCCGAGGTCGACGCGGCCGCCGCCGACTAACCCGAATCCATGACGCACCCAGCCACCGCCGACGACAATGAGGTTCTTGTGACCGAGACGAACGACGACACCTTCCTGCCGGTCTTTGCCCGCCAGCGTCCTTTCGCCCTCATCCTGCTGGTCACCGGCGTGATCGGCTGGGTGGCCTCCGGCATCCTGGTGCTTGAACGCCTGGCCCTCTACGAGGACGCCGAGCATGTCACCACCTGTGACATCAACGCCCTGGTCTCCTGCGGAAAAGTGATGGGAACCTGGCAGTCCGAACTCTTCGGCTTCCCCAACCCGTTGATCGGCATCGTCGCCTTCGCCGTGGTCATCACCACCGCGATGGCCATGCTGTCGGGGGCACGCTTCGCCGACTGGTACTGGGGAGGTCTGCAGGCGGGTGTGACCGTGGGCCTGCTGTTCATCATCTGGCTGTGGTACCAGGCGCTGTTCGTCATCCATATTTTGTGCCTGTACTGCATGGTGGTGTGGGCGATGATGGTCCCGCTGTTTATCCTGCTCACAGTACGCAACCTCGCCCACGGCCTCTTCCCCGCCTCGCCTGCTGTGGTGCGGTTTGCCTCCCAGTGGGCAGGCACCCTGATCGCCGTGGTGTACGTCGCTGTGGCCGCCTCGGTGTTTTTCAGCTTCTACTCCGATTTCACCACCCTTTGACGCTCATGCCCTGTGGTTTTTCACGCCTCTACCGACAGCCCGGGGCTCACGCAGCTGCCTGCCGGCAGCACTGACGACCCCCACCACCAGACCCGGTGACGGTGGTGTCGCTTGAGCCCTGGGGCTTTGTCCAGTGTTGGACGAGCAGCTGCTGGGCCTCGTCCTGGCTGAGTTCATTGATGACCTCAGGGGATAGACGAAGATCCTGTTCCAGGGCCTGAAGCAGCCACGGCGGCAAGGTGGAGGTCGGGAAGGTGCTGTTGCAAAGTTGGGGCGGCAGGCAAAGCGCCGTGGAATGATCGAGCCTATGGCTATCTTCTCGGGTCGACGTGTCCCTCGCGAGGTCATCCTGTGGGCAGTACGGGGGTATTGCCGCTACGGCATCAACTATCGAGACCTCGAGGAAATGATGACCGAGCGCGGCGTGCGGTTCGATCGCACCACGATTTACCGGTGGGTGCAGAAATACGCCCCTGAGCTGGACAAGCAGACACGGTGGTACCGGCAGGTACCTGATTGGCAGGCCAGTTCTTGGCGGGTGGATGAGACCTATATCCGGGTCGGCGGGAAGTGGTGCTACCTCTATCGGGCGATCACCACCGGTGGGCATACCCTGGGCTTTTATCTCTCCCTGAAGAGAAACGTGGCGGCGGCCAAGCGTTTCCTGGTCAAGACTCTGAGTCAAATACTTTAGCTGGGTATCCCAGAGTGATCAACACCGATAAAGCACCCTCCCTAGCCAGGGCAATCGCCGAGTTGAAGTCAGAGGGAATCTGCCCGCCAACAGTGGAACACCGGCAGGTGAAATACCTCAACAACGTCCTGGAAGGCGACCATGGTCGGCTGAAGCGGGTCCTCGGGCCGGAAGGCGCGTTTAAGAACCGGACATCTGCGTACCGGACGCTCAAGGGTATGGAGGCGATGCACTCATTGCGGAAAGGGCAAGGCACGATGTTTGACCTCACGGGCAGCCGAATCCGGATGCGGTGATCGTCAGCCGGGGGTTCGGGTTGTGCCCCTTAGTGTGGTGTAATGCTTGCAGATGGTGGGCCCTGCGAAATAGTGGGGTGGCCACCGCCAGTAACCTTTCGACTCAACTACCACATCTCACCGAAAGGCACATGACGATGACCACTGCACCGTATTCTATCGACCCGGCAACCTACTTGGATGATCTGCTCGCCCAAGCTTCCCCGGACCTGATGCGGCAGATGCTGCAAGGGTTTATCAACCAGATCCTCTCCGCCCAGGCCGACACCGTTTGCGGCGCCGAATACGGTGTTGCTTCCACCGAGCGGGTCAACCACCGCAACGGGTACCGCCACCGTGACCTTGACACCCGTGTCGGCACGATCGATGTGGCAGTACCGAAGTTGCGCCACGGAGCGTTCTTCCCGGACTGGCTGTTAGAGCGCCGTACGCGTGCAGAACGGGCACTCTCAACGGTGATTGCCACGTGCTATCTCAAGGGGGTCTCCACCCGCAGGATGAATGACCTGGTGGCAACACTTGGGATTGCCAATATGTCGAAATCCCAAGTCTCACGCATGTCGGAAGAACTCGGCGAGATGGTCGCCGACTTCAAAAACCGCCCGCTTGATCCCGGCGGCTACGCCTACCTGTCGTGTGACGCGTTGACGATCAAAGTGCGCGAAGGCGGGCGTGTGGTCAAATGCTCGGTGCTGCTAGCTACCGGGGTCAACGCCGATGGGTATCGCGAAATGCTCGGCATGCACGTGGCCACAGCTGAGTCCAACGCGTCGTGGAAAGGCTTCTTCCAAGACTTAAAAGCCCGCGGGCTTACCGGCGTCTTCCTTATCACCAGTGACGCCCATGAAGGCATTCAGCACGCAATTTCCGAAGTGCTGCCCGATGCGTCGTGGCAGCGGTGCCGCACTCATTTCGCGAAGAACCTTTACGAGAAAGTCCCAAAGACCCAGTGGCCGATGGTCTCTGCGATGTTCCAGACCATCTTCCAGCAACCCGACGCCCAATCCACCTGGGCCCAAGCCCGCGAAGTGGTCGACCTGCTGGAACCGAAGTTCCCACAGGTTTCGGCGTATTTGGAGGAATCACTCGATGAAGTGTTGGCGTTTACCGCAGCGCCGAAACCAGTGTGGACGAAGGTGTGGTCGAACAACCCCACCGAGCGGTTAAACCGGGAAATCCGCCGGCGCACCGATGTCGTGGGCATCTTCCCGAACCGCGAATCCATCATCCGGCTTGTCGGGGCGGTTCTTGCCGAGCAGCATGACGATTGGATCCAGCAAAAACGCTACATGTCACTGTCCGCACTCGAACACACCAAACATCTCATGCACCGACAAGGAGACGACCATGGTGACCAGCACCAGCTAACCGCCTAATCAAACACCGAACTTCATACCGAGCCGAAAGCACACACGGCTACACCACTACACGGGACTTGACCCGGCACTTGAGGTGGCGGCCAGCAGGGACGTCGACAAGCTGTCAAAGCCTATCTGCCTCGCGGTGCGCTGTGGTTGCGTGCGGGCCACCAGAAACGCTCGCCGAGCAGCTGCACGGCCGCCGGAACCACGAGTGTCCGCACGACAAGGGTGTCTAGGAGGACACCGAGACAAATCACGATGCCGATCTGCGCTAGCACTACGAGCGGGAGCACGCCGAGGGCCGCGAACACGGCGGCCAAAAGGATGCCCGCCGAAGTGATCACCCCGCCGGTGCTGGATAGAGCGCGAAGGATTGCCTCGGGGGTGCCGTACTCCTCCGACTCTTCTCTCGCGCGGGTGACCAGGAAGATCGTGTAGTCGATTCCCAGGGCCACGAGAAAGACGAATGCATAGAGCGGAGTGCTCGAATCGAAACGCTCGAAACCGAAGATGTGGTGCGAGACCCACCAGCCCAGCCCGAGAGCAGCGACGTTAGTCAGTAAGACCGAGGCGGTCATGACTAGCGGTGCGGCGAGTGATCGCAGAATGACGATAAGGCTGAGCAGGATCAAGAGGAGAACCGCGGGAAAGATGACGCGCCGATCTTCGCCCGCGGCGGTTTCGGTGTCAAACAGCTCCGCGTCTGGCCCGCCTACGCTCGCATCGATCCCGTCCAGGGCCCGGCGAACCTGCTCGGTGTCTCCCCCGGAGACCTCCAGCGATCCCTCGGCTGGTGTGACGGAGAGCCCGGCGGCCTCGAGCGCCGCGGTGGCCTCATCAGGGAAATCGGTGGACACAACAGCGGGCGTGGCAGATGCGTCGGGGAACTTTTCTCCAAGTGCCTCAGCGGCGCTGATGGATTCAGGCTTATCGATGAACTGGTCGGATTGTGTCAACCCGGTGGTCACCTGGAGAGTGCCGAGACTCATCACTCCGAGCGCGGCGAGGGCGGTGGCAAGGATGGTGGCCGGGCGCGCATGGACGAAGCCGCCAACCCGGTCGAACAGGCGGTGTTCTACTCTCTCTTCTATCCTGGGTGCGCGCGGCCAGAAGATCCACCTGCCGAACAGCACTAGGACACCAGGGAGTACGAAAGCCCCGAAAAGTAGCGCGACCGTCACACCAAACGCGGCGGCGGCGCCGAGGGCCCTTGTTGTGGGTGTCTGGGAGAATAAAAGACAGAGGACACCGAGGATCACGGTGAGCGCGGACGCGCAGATAGTCTTCACCGTGGGCAGCCAGGCGCGCGACATCGCCTCGAACCGGTCATCGTGGTGGGTGAGCTCGTCCCGGTAGCGTGAAATCAGCAAGAG
This window contains:
- a CDS encoding vitamin K epoxide reductase family protein, whose amino-acid sequence is MTHPATADDNEVLVTETNDDTFLPVFARQRPFALILLVTGVIGWVASGILVLERLALYEDAEHVTTCDINALVSCGKVMGTWQSELFGFPNPLIGIVAFAVVITTAMAMLSGARFADWYWGGLQAGVTVGLLFIIWLWYQALFVIHILCLYCMVVWAMMVPLFILLTVRNLAHGLFPASPAVVRFASQWAGTLIAVVYVAVAASVFFSFYSDFTTL
- a CDS encoding IS256 family transposase, which produces MTTAPYSIDPATYLDDLLAQASPDLMRQMLQGFINQILSAQADTVCGAEYGVASTERVNHRNGYRHRDLDTRVGTIDVAVPKLRHGAFFPDWLLERRTRAERALSTVIATCYLKGVSTRRMNDLVATLGIANMSKSQVSRMSEELGEMVADFKNRPLDPGGYAYLSCDALTIKVREGGRVVKCSVLLATGVNADGYREMLGMHVATAESNASWKGFFQDLKARGLTGVFLITSDAHEGIQHAISEVLPDASWQRCRTHFAKNLYEKVPKTQWPMVSAMFQTIFQQPDAQSTWAQAREVVDLLEPKFPQVSAYLEESLDEVLAFTAAPKPVWTKVWSNNPTERLNREIRRRTDVVGIFPNRESIIRLVGAVLAEQHDDWIQQKRYMSLSALEHTKHLMHRQGDDHGDQHQLTA
- a CDS encoding thioredoxin domain-containing protein, whose product is MSTPTNRTTSTRPSGNWRKAQIIVWALLAIVVIAGIVAFFLGRSDSASAPAPETVASDAGQVVRDNSRVLSQAPNEKAVLVEFLDFECEACRAAYPFVEELRAEYSDTVTFVNRYFPLPGHRNSMPAAVAVEAAAQQGQYEAMYHRMFETQSEWGESAEDNSAVFRGFAEDLGLDMAAFDAAVADPATEERVRLDVADGTALGVRGTPTFFLDGQLLTPDSLEQFRAEVDAAAAD
- a CDS encoding MMPL family transporter, which encodes MLPDGFDSTRVAAERGESGDESAAAIVLYTGLTSESFGELQRKASELGGPLVPNAAIDAAIVPVEVTSESLSDNVDAVSQLRERASADLPAGVESQVTGPAAISADLSGVFSGANFKLLTVTAVIVAVLLVFTYRSPILWGIPLLVIGVADRLVAAMYPRFLDLMGMQWNDSTGGILSVLVFGAGTNYALLLISRYRDELTHHDDRFEAMSRAWLPTVKTICASALTVILGVLCLLFSQTPTTRALGAAAAFGVTVALLFGAFVLPGVLVLFGRWIFWPRAPRIEERVEHRLFDRVGGFVHARPATILATALAALGVMSLGTLQVTTGLTQSDQFIDKPESISAAEALGEKFPDASATPAVVSTDFPDEATAALEAAGLSVTPAEGSLEVSGGDTEQVRRALDGIDASVGGPDAELFDTETAAGEDRRVIFPAVLLLILLSLIVILRSLAAPLVMTASVLLTNVAALGLGWWVSHHIFGFERFDSSTPLYAFVFLVALGIDYTIFLVTRAREESEEYGTPEAILRALSSTGGVITSAGILLAAVFAALGVLPLVVLAQIGIVICLGVLLDTLVVRTLVVPAAVQLLGERFWWPARNHSAPRGR